The Nostoc sp. 'Peltigera membranacea cyanobiont' N6 genome contains the following window.
CAACTTAATAAATTGAAATTCATTACCATTGGTGATAAAGCCAAAAACAGGTTTAGCCGAAGTTGCATCTGCCAACATATAAGCCAATGCTTGTGAAATTGCTGGCACTAACGAATAATCTGCTCGTTTTGCCTCAATAACCAAAATCCAAAATGGAGGATGGAACACCAAGATGTCAATACGTCCTCTGATAATCGTGCCTTCGTCTTCAGAAGAGATTTTTACCTCTTGTTCTGAGGCAATGTAGAAAGGCGGTTGATAAAAACCTGCTAGACGTAATAGTGGAGATAGCACCACCATTTTGACTACAGGTTCTAAAATAGGATACTTCGATAGATGCAAATATTCTGCCTTGACTTCGTTGAGAGATTGCTTTTCTAAGTCACTCAACTCAGCTAAATCATGCCGCCATTCTGAAAAAAAATCCTCGCCGTCTGCAAGTTTTAGACCAAATTCATCAATCAGTTGGGCTAGGGTGATATCTTTTCCTTGAAGAATTTGAACCATTTGTTGAACCCTTATACTTATCTCCCTAAAAAACCCTCGCTTGATATTGAATGAACCAAAAGGCTGTCTTATAGTGCCGCTTTGAGCATAACGATCGCAGTAACCCACAAGACAATACTAATAGGCCCTCCAATTAGAATACCCGCGATCGCCCAGCCTCTTTGATGGGCTTTGAATTGCTCAATACTATTCCACCGTCTACTTTTCCAAGCCCATTCATTGCCTTTCGCACCAAGTGCGATCGACATTAACCCCGAAATTTGGGGTACAAAACAGAATATTCCACACCACACTTGATTCGGCCACATCCACAACCAAGGCATCAGAAACGCGCCCCAGTTCCAACCGAGAATTTCCTCTGGGACTGTTTCATTCTGATTATTTATCCCGCATCCAGAATTATTAATTATTTCTCTTTGCGGTAAAAGCTGACTCCTGTTTGTAGATTTGATAGCCAAACCAGATTTGAGAGCATTCAGCGCTTGGCGGGCATCAGGAAAACGTTGTTCGGGAGCGGGTTCTACCAACTTTTGTAGCCAACTGACAAAACTAGGACTGAGATTAACTCGGTCTGTAAATTGCAGTCGCAAATCCTGCTGGGGTAAATCAGAGGGGGAAGTCCCAGTGAGCAAATGAATCAGAGTTGCACCCAATGCATAGAGGTCTGAAGCTGGAACCGCTCGACCGCCAAATTGTTCCATCGGCGCATAACCATAAGTACCTACAACGGTGAAAGTAACGCCTTCCCTCGCCGCTTTATCTTGAACTGCGCCAAAATCTACCAAATAAATCCGATTATCTTCGCCCCAGATTAAATTACTCGGTTTAATATCTCTATGTAACACCCCTGGATTTAACTCATGTAGATACATGAGAATATTTAAAATCTCACCAGCGATTTTTCTCGCTCGCTTTTCAGTAAACCTGTTGCCAAGAGCAAGTTTTTCCTTAAGCGACTCCCCAGGAATATATTGTTGTATTAAAGCAAACCACAGTGTGCGATCGTCGATACAAAAATAATCTATATATCGAGGAATGCGGGGATGATTTAGCTGTTTAAGAATTTGTGCTTCTCTCTCAAAAAGTTTTAAATCATCCCACTGTACAGTACCGCCAAAGGCTAAAAGTTTGACCACAACGGTTGAATTTTCGCCATCAGAGGCTTGTAAATCCAATGCTTGCCAAGTTTGACGAATCCCATTGTTACCGAGTTGGCGTTGGATTTGATAACGATCTTGTAATATCTGTTCTGGTTGCAGCATCTTACACCTGCTGGCAGTTTACGCCGATCTGATTCCCTTATATTCAAGGATAGTCATTATCTAGAGAAATTGTGGGAGCCAGATAGGATATTGTCTCACGCCGTAGAAAATCATCCCTCCAGTCGCAGAGTGAATCACATAATCTGTGAGAATATTGATTGCGGAATGTGTCTAAAAATAATTTTTGCGATAGTAAGCTTGATATTCCGCAGACAACAGAGGTTCCCACCAATCACGATGATTGAGATACCATTCAACAGTTAAACGTAAACCCTCAGCAATTGTTACTGAAGGTGTCCAAGCAAGTTGAGTTTTAATCTTGTTTGCATTAATTGCATATCTGCGATCGTGTCCCTGTCTATCCTTGACAAAAGTAATCAATTCCTTTGCTGGATGTACTGGTAAATCAGGTGCTAATTCATCCATCATCTGACACAAAAGCTGCACCAGGTTGAGATTTTCCACCTCATTGTTGCCACCAATATTGTACATTTCCCCTGGTTGTCCATGATTGATTACTACATCCAAAGCACGACAATGATCGCCCACATAAAGCCAATCCCGCACATTTTTTCCATCGCCATAAACAGGTAGTGGTTTACCTATTAAAGTGTTGATACACATTAGAGGAATTAGCTTTTCAGGAAATTGATAAGGCCCGTAATTATTAGAGCAATTTGTGATAATAGTTGGAAGTTTATAAGTATGATAATAAGCACGCACTAAATGGTCACTACCAGCTTTCGAGGCTGAATAGGGACTATTAGGAGCGTAGGGTGTAGTTTCAGAAAAAGCAGCATCATCTGCGCCCAAACTACCGTAGACTTCATCAGTCGAAACGTGCAGAAAACGATAATCAGATGGTTGTGCTTTAGCCTCCCAATATTGCCGAAAAGCTTCCAGCAATGTGAAAGTTCCTACGACATTAGTTTGCACAAAAGCCGCCGGGCCAAGAATGGAACGATCGACATGAGATTCAGCAGCAAAATGGGCGATAGTATCTATATTTTCGGTTGATAATAGCTCGTCTATGATGGTGCGATCGCAAATATCCCCTTGCACAAACCGAAAATTCTCTTTTCCCTCAACCATCGCCAAGTTTAGACGATTTCCCGCGTAGGTAAGCGCATCCAACACCACCACCCGATCCTTTGGATAAAGCTGACACCAGTGATGGACAAAATTTGCCCCAATAAACCCCGCACCCCCAGTAACCAATAACCGCCGACTCATTCAATTTCCTCTCTTCTCTCTGTGTTGTGCCAGTTGCTACAAGTCGGGGAACCCGCCCAACGCACTGGCTTTTCAGCGCCTCTGCGGTTCATTTATATTAGTTAAAATATTTCTTCCTCAGCTTCCCATATATTTTCTGAGCAAGTAATTTTGCCATACGTACTCTCGTCAAACTCTTAATATTGGATGGCTGCTGGATTTTGCGATCAAAAAACTCATTTAACTCATCCAAAATTACTTGGAAACGCTTAATAATATTTTCAGCCCGATATTCAGCAAAAAACTCTTCAGACAAACTCCAAGCTACTGAAGAATCAATCACCTTGAGAATCCGTTGCACATCATATTCTTGAGAATATCCAGCAATTTTATAGCAATTAAATCCAGGATCTAAGTAATCAGCCAATCCCCCGTTGACACTAGAAAATACTTGACAACCAGATGCAAGAGCTTCCATTGGTTGCAGACCAAATCCTTCACTAACACCCTGCTGTGCCCAGTACTCAGCCGAATCATAGAGGTAAACCTTAGCTCGGTTAAATAGTCCAGGTAAGTCTTCTATATAAGAGTCAACAACCAATACTTTACAACGTTTTTGTAACGCTGGGATCAATTCTTTAATTAAATACTCAGAAGATTTTCGAGCCTGAACTAAAACATCAATATCTCGTTCTCGACCTAAATTTTTAAACTCATTAGAAATTTGATTGGGCAAATAATAAATTAGGGAATTTGGTGATTTTTCTCCCCAATAGCCCATTGTATAACGGCTAACTGTAACAATCGGAATACTCGGAGGTAGTCTAAATGGATAACCTGGACTATGTGCATGGTAAACAACATTGTATTGCTTAAGTTTAGCCACGAGTTCAGTTACATGGAATCCCCAACTGATGACAAAAATTACATCATTTAAATCTTTCTCTTTCAGCAAATCATCAAGAAACAGCTTATCTTTTTCTCGTTGGCGGTAAGTTACAACATCAGCACTAGAGAAACTCTGAGCCAGTTTAAACGCTTTTAACTCAGCCCAAAGACCACCACAGGCAAACTTGCCATCTGTACCGGGAAGTAAGAAGTAAAGTTTTCTCATAATTTTATTTATTTGGGAATTGGGAATTGGGAGAAAACATTACCTCTTTCCCCTCTGCCCCTTGTCCCCTTGTTCCCTCATTCTTGCCAACCTACTTTAACAAAATGTGCTTCACGCCCCCAAACGTCGTGTGTACGGGTAATATTTTCAATTGCTAGGTTAAAAGGAATGGCTGTTGTTAGGTAACGCTGGGCTATAGAACCTAAATCAGGTGCGAGTTCGGCTGCTGTCGTCGCTGCTAACCCCAAACCGATAAGTTGCTCAATTGGCCGAAATGGTAGTAACAGATGTACGCCGATAGCTAGTCCGGCTGTTAACAACATTGCTACTGATAAATTTGTCCCGCAACGGGGATGTACAGCTAAATCCCATTCCCCACTAGTAAGGCGATGTCGAGCAAGTGTGACCGCACGCCGCAAATCACTAATATTCACCTCGCCATAAAGGTAAAATCCATGCTCAGTAGACAAACCGCTTAATTGTTCGTTATCTAGCTGAACGTTAGGAGGTTCTCCCTTAGTAGGATAGGCACTGTTTGATTCGCTAAGAACCCAAACAGTCGCATGTTCTAAGGCGTGAACCTGCCGGATCGTTAGAATTTCTTTCAACCCTGGAATAAATGATAGCTGCCTAAGTAAGTCGGCATCTTGTGTGGGTTGCGGAAAGTCTGAAAATTGGCCTTCAATAGTCGGAACTTTCTCAGATACAGGTATCGTAAAACCAAAGTTGAAAAATTCAAAGGGAGACGAGCTACCCTGAGAAGAGGCGGAAGTATTCATTGCAATACTGCTCCCAAAGCCGATGGGACAACATAGATTTCTTTCAAATGTAACGCTTGCACCACTGAATTGTTGCTAATTTTTGTGGATGATTGTTGAGTTTGGGCATTGGGCATTGAAAAGGCAGGGTGCAGAGGGAAAACTCTTCTCCCTTGCTCCCTGCTCCCTTGCTTCTTCCCCAATCCCCAGTCCTACATCTGTTCTGCTGAATTTGAAAAGGAATTCTTTGTTATAGTTTCCGAGTCCGAGGGTCAGCTGGCTCCACTAACATAAACTCCGGCTGAGTGAAGGACTCGGAA
Protein-coding sequences here:
- a CDS encoding type I restriction enzyme HsdR N-terminal domain-containing protein, producing MVQILQGKDITLAQLIDEFGLKLADGEDFFSEWRHDLAELSDLEKQSLNEVKAEYLHLSKYPILEPVVKMVVLSPLLRLAGFYQPPFYIASEQEVKISSEDEGTIIRGRIDILVFHPPFWILVIEAKRADYSLVPAISQALAYMLADATSAKPVFGFITNGNEFQFIKLTKQGTPRYALSYTLSLNRGDDLHTVVKVLKRLAHLIRNS
- a CDS encoding serine/threonine protein kinase; translation: MLQPEQILQDRYQIQRQLGNNGIRQTWQALDLQASDGENSTVVVKLLAFGGTVQWDDLKLFEREAQILKQLNHPRIPRYIDYFCIDDRTLWFALIQQYIPGESLKEKLALGNRFTEKRARKIAGEILNILMYLHELNPGVLHRDIKPSNLIWGEDNRIYLVDFGAVQDKAAREGVTFTVVGTYGYAPMEQFGGRAVPASDLYALGATLIHLLTGTSPSDLPQQDLRLQFTDRVNLSPSFVSWLQKLVEPAPEQRFPDARQALNALKSGLAIKSTNRSQLLPQREIINNSGCGINNQNETVPEEILGWNWGAFLMPWLWMWPNQVWCGIFCFVPQISGLMSIALGAKGNEWAWKSRRWNSIEQFKAHQRGWAIAGILIGGPISIVLWVTAIVMLKAAL
- the rfbB gene encoding dTDP-glucose 4,6-dehydratase — its product is MSRRLLVTGGAGFIGANFVHHWCQLYPKDRVVVLDALTYAGNRLNLAMVEGKENFRFVQGDICDRTIIDELLSTENIDTIAHFAAESHVDRSILGPAAFVQTNVVGTFTLLEAFRQYWEAKAQPSDYRFLHVSTDEVYGSLGADDAAFSETTPYAPNSPYSASKAGSDHLVRAYYHTYKLPTIITNCSNNYGPYQFPEKLIPLMCINTLIGKPLPVYGDGKNVRDWLYVGDHCRALDVVINHGQPGEMYNIGGNNEVENLNLVQLLCQMMDELAPDLPVHPAKELITFVKDRQGHDRRYAINANKIKTQLAWTPSVTIAEGLRLTVEWYLNHRDWWEPLLSAEYQAYYRKNYF
- a CDS encoding glycosyltransferase yields the protein MRKLYFLLPGTDGKFACGGLWAELKAFKLAQSFSSADVVTYRQREKDKLFLDDLLKEKDLNDVIFVISWGFHVTELVAKLKQYNVVYHAHSPGYPFRLPPSIPIVTVSRYTMGYWGEKSPNSLIYYLPNQISNEFKNLGRERDIDVLVQARKSSEYLIKELIPALQKRCKVLVVDSYIEDLPGLFNRAKVYLYDSAEYWAQQGVSEGFGLQPMEALASGCQVFSSVNGGLADYLDPGFNCYKIAGYSQEYDVQRILKVIDSSVAWSLSEEFFAEYRAENIIKRFQVILDELNEFFDRKIQQPSNIKSLTRVRMAKLLAQKIYGKLRKKYFN
- a CDS encoding DUF6391 domain-containing protein, encoding MNTSASSQGSSSPFEFFNFGFTIPVSEKVPTIEGQFSDFPQPTQDADLLRQLSFIPGLKEILTIRQVHALEHATVWVLSESNSAYPTKGEPPNVQLDNEQLSGLSTEHGFYLYGEVNISDLRRAVTLARHRLTSGEWDLAVHPRCGTNLSVAMLLTAGLAIGVHLLLPFRPIEQLIGLGLAATTAAELAPDLGSIAQRYLTTAIPFNLAIENITRTHDVWGREAHFVKVGWQE